The Solibacillus sp. FSL W7-1436 genome window below encodes:
- a CDS encoding QueT transporter family protein, with protein MKVKFIAASAIIAALYIAVTMLVAPISFGQVQFRIAEIFNHLVAFNPRYMLGVVLGVFISNFLMSSIGPIDLVFGVGHTIITLGIFIFICKFVKNIWARLIINTTLFTFTMFIIAAQLNIVLGFPFWETWLFVAFGEFVVLAVGAPIMYTLNKRLDFKKLI; from the coding sequence TTGCAGCGAGTGCCATTATTGCAGCATTATATATTGCTGTTACAATGCTTGTTGCACCAATTAGCTTTGGGCAAGTACAGTTCCGTATTGCCGAAATCTTTAACCATTTAGTCGCATTCAACCCGCGCTATATGTTAGGTGTTGTTTTAGGTGTATTTATTTCCAATTTCCTGATGTCTTCAATCGGTCCCATCGATTTAGTATTTGGTGTCGGACATACGATTATTACACTTGGAATTTTCATATTCATTTGTAAGTTTGTGAAAAACATTTGGGCTCGTCTGATCATTAATACAACGCTCTTTACGTTTACAATGTTTATCATTGCAGCACAGCTGAATATCGTGCTTGGCTTCCCGTTCTGGGAAACTTGGCTGTTTGTAGCATTTGGCGAATTTGTTGTATTGGCGGTTGGGGCACCGATTATGTACACTTTAAATAAACGATTGGATTTCAAAAAATTAATCTAA